The Coccidioides posadasii str. Silveira chromosome 2, complete sequence genomic interval TGATAGAACTCTCGGCGGGCTATATCGTAAGCTTCTCCCTTGGTGATATCTGGGACGTTGTTGAGAAGGTATAACTGGCGTTGAACGACACTGCGAGCGCAACCGGTTagttctctttctctttagTTGAATATCTAAGGCCTTTATTGCAAGCAAGAGGCACCCACCTTTCGCCATCCAGGCGCTTTCCTCGTTGTTGTAATCTTGACCAGTCATATCTGGCATGGTCGTTTCCATTCGTCTCAAGCACTACTCTCGGTCGAGCAAGCTCCCACGGATGGTCCTGGAAGAACTGTTTTCGTAGCTCATCTTCTTCGTAGCGTATTTGCATGGGCTGGAACATACGACTGGCTTTCTTTGTTTTGATGCGACgaatttctctctcttcgaTGACGGTTTGCGGTCTGGATTTTCCTGGTAATGTTTTTACTCTTTGCTGGACGAGCGCATGTTGCTGTGGGAGGTTGCGCACGAGAACCGTGGCCGGAGGGATTTCGGAGACAATGTCAACCCAGCATGGCGTTTGCGAGACCTTTCCGCTTGATTTCTGTGCAAGGGCGTTTTGTCTGACGCGGAGAGCGCCCAAGTTGAATTTTCCCATTTTGTTCCCTCGCTTCGCTCCAAAACTCCGGGGACGGCGAGAGACGACGGGTTCG includes:
- the RSM25 gene encoding mitochondrial 37S ribosomal protein mS23 (BUSCO:338301at4751~EggNog:ENOG410PQ5X~COG:J~BUSCO:11754at33183) translates to MGKFNLGALRVRQNALAQKSSGKVSQTPCWVDIVSEIPPATVLVRNLPQQHALVQQRVKTLPGKSRPQTVIEEREIRRIKTKKASRMFQPMQIRYEEDELRKQFFQDHPWELARPRVVLETNGNDHARYDWSRLQQRGKRLDGESVVQRQLYLLNNVPDITKGEAYDIARREFYQLRLQEDIERRVAQEEARATGAYFGPDMMQVGMELENQEYDRWKIWAEKEAEQASQRLAAFAGATGGAKEESDPAILPELEVAESTSESAQPAEIRTG